CGCAGCAGCGTCTACCGGCGGCCGCTGCACTCAGTGCCCCTCTACCCCCCCGATTACCTGATCGACCCCCAGATCTTGCTGCATGACTACGTGGAGAAGGAGGTGAAGGTAAGGGGGTGGGaggtccccagggatgctcagggtcCCTGCCTTTGCGCAGTGGGGGTGACGAGGCCACCACACCACACAGAGGGCCACCACCCACGGTGGCCAGGAGGGTCCtggtcccctccctgcctgggtAACAcccagggaaggggaaggtgggctgggggtgcaggaagGACGCCCCCATTGCAGGGTCTCCCTGCACTCTGTGTGGATGTGGGTGCTCtgggggaggctctgggccatGGGGTGGGGAGGATGCATAACCCCAAGCCCCCTggccccaacccccccaccagcTGCCCTGGGTTTTGTCCCCCCCATAGTTTTTAGGCCACCTGACATGGGTGACAGCCTCCCTGAACCCTTCCAGCCGGGATgaggtgctgcagctgctggacaCAGCCAGGGTAAGAGGGGTCCCGACACCGCCCCCGTGTGACCCCCCTACACAGCTGGGTGCCCCCACGCCCCTGGTGTTTGTTCTGCCCCCgcagcagctgaaggagctgccGCTGCAGACGACGCCGGAGCAGGACAGCATCCTCAGCCTCTCCGCACGCTGCCTCCTGCTCACCTGGCGCGACAACGAGGAGCTGATCCTGCGCATCCCCACCCACGAGATCGCTGCGGCGTCCTACCTGCGCGATGACGCCCTGCATCTCCTCATCCTCAAAACCGGTGCGGGTGTCTGGCTGGGCCAGCTGTGCCACAGCTGGTCCCGAGcgcccagtgtccccagggcacAGGGTTTGGAGCCCAGGGGGGGCGGtgctggggaggtgctgggtCCTGTGAGGGCAGCAGCATGGGCTGAGCTCAAAAGCCCTCACTGGCTCGGCAAGGGGCTTGGTGGGGGTCTGCTttcctggggctggagcagggcactGCTTCAGGCTCCCCACCATCTCTGCTCTGTAGGGCTCCCCGTCCTCTGGGTCACCACTGCCCCGGCAGGCAGGTCCCAGCTGTGCTCCCAGCCCCGTTGCCTTTAAcgtcaggaggagaggaggctggaaGTGACCCCTGTCCCTGTGTCATCCCCCCTCCCTGCACATGGAGCCCCAGGGGGGCACAGGGACTCCTGCGCTTTGATCAGCAAACCTGGGCTCAGCTGCCAGCCGCAGGCagggtccccggggagggggctgcgctgGGTTGAACTCCAGCCTGCACACAGAGCGGTCCCCTaatcccctgccctgctgcccctaATCCTCCAGTCTCCTGCCCCTaatccccctgccccagccccactgcagccccaCTGTTCCCAACCCATTGGGGCTCCCCATCCCgtcctccccccatccctctgcatccctcccagccggtgggatggggcagccagtgcctgggggccaggcagggtAGGCAGCGCCGCCCCCAACCCTGATGCCCAGTCTCTCCTTCGCTGCCCCAGGCCTGGGGGTGGACCCGGTCCCCGCTGGAGCGCACCCCGAGGTGGCCCCCATCGGTTTGCCGGAGTCGTTCCCGGCTGAGAAGCGGCCGGGAGGTTCGTGGCCGGAGGGTGGGCGGCTGGGGGGCCCGATGGAGCGGCGGCACACCATCTGCAGCCTGGACTGGCGGGCAGCGCGGGGTGGGCAGGAGGGCCGGCAGGGCGGCAGcctggagcggcggcggggcggcagctgggagcggcggcagcgcgggcggCCCTCGGGCAGCTGGGAGCGGCGGCAGCCCTGCGGCGGCAGCTGGGAGCGGCGGCAGGCCGGTACCGTCGGCGGCAGCTGGGAGCGTGGTGCCGGCTTCGGCAGCTGGGAGCGGCGGCACGCCGGCAGCAACCCCCTGGACCCTCAGGACCCCTGCCCCGACGCCTACTCCAACCTCATCATCCTCGCCGTGCCCAACAGGGTGAGTGGCCCCAGCACAGAGCCATTTGCCAGCACATGGCCACCCACCAGCACATGGCCACCAGCCCACCCgtgctccttccctcccactgcaGGACGCTGGCGAAGAGTCCTGCGCGCTCATCTGCCAGGTCTTCCAGATCATCTATGGGGACCAGAGCATCGAGTGTGTGGATCGCGCCGGGTACCACTACACCTCCACACCCACACGGCCCTGGCTCTCCAGCAGGAGTGAGTGGCTGGGGACGGGCATGGGGATGCCGAGCAGGGTGGCACAGGCCTGACAGACAGGGGTGTGTTGGCCAGGTGCCATGGTAGAGGGTTGGCCCCACTCTTAGACctcatctctccctccccaggcgaCAGCTGCCGTACGGACGGGACGTACGGCTACGACGCCgacttcagctgctgcagctccttgtGAGTCTGGCTCCCCTCAAGGTGCCCCTGCACTGGGGTgggtgccccagccccagctgggtgcctgtcccagctgcagagatgccccagccctgcccgatGGTGGGTGCTGTGCAGTGTGGGCACACAAGGGGTGGCAGCACCCACTGACTCCCGTTCTCTTGCAGCAACGGCTCCCATGACACCTTCGAAGCGTATTACAGTGGCGCCTCGTCACCCTCATTCCACCAGTCCCACCACAGCTTGGCCACTGCCTGCAGCGGCAGCGACCAGAGCAgcgcagggctggagcagctgcaggacTACATGGTCACGGTGCGGGGACAGGGAAAGGGGAGGGACCCTGCAAGGGTCTGAGCCCCCGGCACCAGGGAGTAGCCGGTCGGGTGCGGagttgggggggctggggctgtgcactGCCGGTGTCCCCAGTACCAACTTGTCCCCGTGTCCTCGCAGCTGCGCAACAAGCTGTCACCGCAGGAGATCCAGCAGTTCGCCCTCCTGCTCCGTGAGTACCGCCTGGGCACGCCGGTGCAGGAGTACTGCGGGGAGCTCCTGCGCCTCTACGGGGATCGCAGGAAATTCCTCCTCCTGGGTGAGTGTCACCCTAGTGATGTCCATGCATCCCTTGGGggcagggtgctgctgctgggtgtgcTCCTGGGGGTGTTGGGACCTCACTGCTTgcaggggatgggatgggatgggatgggatgggatgggatgggatgggatgggatgggatgagccCCCCTGCAAGCAGACAGTGGGGCTGGGTGGCATCACACCCCAGCGCTGCCCACCTGGGCAGGGTCACCCTGAGGCTGACGGTGGCCATGGCAGGAATGAGGCCCTTCATCCCCGACCAAGACATCGGGTACTTTGAGACCTTCCTGGAGAGCATTGGCATCCGGGAGGGCGGGATCCTCACCGACAGCTTCGGCCGCATCAAGCGCAGCATGAGCAACACATCGGCCTCGGCCGTGCGCAGCTACGACAGCTGGTCCTTGCGCTCGGAGTCCGAGTCCTTCAACCGCATGATCACGGACATCACCCACGACATCGAGGCGCTGGCacgggatgaggaagaggaggaggaggaggaagaggacaacTACCTGTGAGGGGGTGCCAAAACCCAGCTCCCTGCTCGCTGACACAGTGCTGCACCTCCAAGCCCAGACGTGCCAagtgcccagctctgccacagtgCCTGGGACAGGGGATGTTGTCCCCCTGTTTGTCACCATGGGAGGCGACATGGGTTTCGCACCACCCTGGCAGCTCTCAGAAGGGCTGATGGCATCGCAGGGCAGCCCTGGCAGTGGGGGAGCCCCCGGCCGGCAATGCCATGTGCTGTAATTTCTGCAGATTGCAATTAAATGCCAGCACTGGGCGTGCAGCAGGTTCTTCCCTGGGGAAAGGCCATGCCAGGGTAGGGGGACTGCTGTGGCGGGGGgcaagctggggtggggggatgattgcagccctggcaggcacTGTGCCACTGCTGGTCTGGGCACCCTGTCCATCCCAGTGCCATATGCAGGTCACTCCCAGAGCTGAGGAGCTCCCAGCCATGCCAGACTGTGCCCAGGGGATGCTTTTAGCAGTGCAGGATCCCGAGGAGCTCAGAACAACATGGGGGGCCATTGAGGGTGTGCTGGGTTGGGGGGCTGGTGGCTACAGCTAAcctgggggctgggggatgctcagatGCAGGTAATGCCCTGAGCAGCCGTCCTCAATTTCTGTGAGTGACGTCCCTGCATCACCCGGCCAGCTGCGGGGCCTCCGGCGTTTCACAAAAGGAAGTTCCTGCCCCAGGATCCGGGTTCCTGCAGCCGTCCTGCCGCCGAGGGACAGGGCTGTGGTCCCTGCTGGTCAGCTGTCCCCCCACTGATGGCTCCCAGCCAACGTCCCATGGCCCATGGCCCCTAGGTAATGGTCTGCAGCCACTGTCCCATGGCTGATGTCCCCAGCCAATGTTCCCCGGCCACCATCCCTCAGGGGCTGCGGGATGGCACTACACCCTGAGGTCGGTGCGTGGGCAGGCAAATGTCGGGGTTACCGGCGGcaacttattttttctcttagaaaattTCCATATGCAAATCCTCATGCAGGCGAGGTGCTCGCCACCCTGGCTGCTTTCTCCGCCACTCCTGAGCAAGGGCAGGGACTCAGCCCGGCCATGCCTGTCCGTGATGGTCACTGTCGCAGCAGAGACGCAGgtccctttgctgctgctgtccccatcccagatCCAGGGGTGCTCTGAGCGAACCAGAGCAAAGGCCGGAGccctgggggtctggggaggggacCTGGGAAGACTTTTATCAGGGAAACACCAGGGCCAAGAGAGACACAGCAAAGCGCATGGCCCCCCTGGCCCCTCCAAGCTGGGCTGCACAGTGCGGGCACCATGCCCTGCACCCCGCCATGCCCTGCACCCCGCTGTGTCCTGCACCCCCTCATGCCCGGCACCCCGTCATGGGGCCATGCTAAGGggtttcctcttttcttctccctggggATGGCGAACCAGGCTCACACCGTGGCCACCCCACGCTCACCGCATGCCCCCCGCTGCCACCCATGACCCCACGCCGGGCAGGGAAACAGCCCGGGGGGCCGCGGGTGGAGAGAAGGGCTCTGGCACCCATCGGGAGGATGTAAAATCAACCCTGACAGCAGCCGGGCCAGGATGTCCCTGCGGGCAGCACTGGCGCCCGGGAAAGATGCTTCCACTGCCTTCAGACCGGGGGGATCCCGCTTGGACCGGGAGGGTCCCGTTTGGTGCGTGATGGGAGTCCCTGCTCCCATCCCGGTTTGGGTCCCCCCGGGCCGGTAGAGGGAGGTATCGGCCACGCCCCCCCCGTCGGGCGGCACCGGTGGAGTCGGGTGGTCCCGCGGCCCCGGAACGGCACCGGGGGCGGGGCCTTACCGGGGCGGGGCGTGGTTTtaccggggcggggcggcgggcgcgcagAGGGCAGGGcacagcggcggcagcagccccggctCCGGGACGGCGAGCGGCACCGGGACGTGCCCCGGGACGGCGGCGGAGGTGAgagcggagcggagccgagccGTGCGCGGAGCCccgagggcggcggggccgggcaggggatccccggggccggtcccgggCAGCCCGGTCGGTCGGTCCCTGCCCCTGTCCAGCCGCCGCTGGCTCGGTCCTGCTCCGTGCCGGTCCCATCCCGAACCCGCTCGGTGCGGCGGCCCCTGGGGGCCCCGGGGGAGACAATGCCGGGGTGTCCCGGGAGGGGCACGATGCACTCCCGGGGAGGTGGTCCCTTATCGGTGGCCTTGCAGGGGCTGTTGGGGACTCGCCACcacctgccctgccagcgagggCACGGGGCAGCAAGGGCACAGGGCAGCGGGCAGCCACGCTCTTGGAGCGATGGGCTCACCCCATCCCACCTGGTCCCCGACCCGGTCCCCATGGCTTGGGGacagccacatgggctgtgggacgTGGCTCTCCAGGGTGGGACACCCCAGGAACAGCTGCTCCCGCCGGCATTCCCTGTGCCAGCAGGCCTcagtgctctgcagcaggagccgtCGGGAAAGCCATGGCCCCCCGGTCACTGTGTGGCGGTGCACAGGATGCTGTGGGCCTGGGTGCCTGCGGGACGCTTGTACCCCCCAGAGGTGTCTGTGCTTTGTAGGGCCAAATGCTTCAACCCAGTGCAGGATGGGCAGAGAAAATACCTGCCGCAGTGTCGGCACAGGCCGTGGCTGTGTTTCAGCCAGGGGCTGCGTGGGTTTGCCAAGGGGAACTGGTGCTGGGCTTTTCTGGTGGCCAGTCCCAAGCCTGAGCCCGGGGCATCCCTGGTGAGGGGGATGTGCTGTCTGGGACTGCTGCTGcggctcctgctctgccctggggagcagggacagccgAGGCTTTGGCACTCTTGGAAAGATGAGGAGTGACTGTAGGGTGTCTGGGAAGTGACAGTGACGTCCCTAGGGGACTGTGGGAGTAAGGTGGTGCTAATAATGCCTGGCCGCTCCCCCACCGAGGCCAGTGGTCCCATGCACATCGTGGGGCCTCACTTAGCCCTGAGCTTCCTCCTTCGCTGTCACCAACAAcaccttctcctttctctgcacTGAGGTCTCCCCCGGACAAGGGAAGTGCCTTTGCGGGGAGTTTCCCCCACACTCACTGCTTCTTGCAGCATATTTTCCTGCTGgtggttctcagggagctggagaAAGTTGAGCATTTGCATTAGCCCTGGACTGGTAGCTGTTTGAGGCAGCTCCAACCTGGCAGAGAGCAGCCGGGCAGCGCAGTGGAGAGCGGTGACCCACAGCAGTGCGGGGGCCACGGCCACACCGAGGGATGGCTGGgtgccccagcaccccatggCTGCCACCCACCTCGGCTCTGATGGGGCAGCGGAGCCCTCTCTGCCCATGGCActgcagctgggtgggcatcACCTCTCCCTGCCATGTGCCAGCCCCGTGCCGTGCCAGGCGGGAGATGCTGGGAACGGGACTGGAGTGGGGCTTTCACCTCTGTCGCAACAGCTTCACTTCCCCTCCCTTGGCTGCAGGATGGGTTGCGTGAAGTCAAAGGAAGCCGGCATCCAAGATAAGATAATAAAAACCGACCCCGACCCTGGCCCCAGCTTGCAGCAGGGCCACTATGTGAAGGACCCCACGGCCACCAACAGGAGGGTGAGTGGGGTCTACTGGGCAagctgggggtgcagggctgAACCATCATGGGgagctcagcccctctcctcgccAGAGCTGCCACCACCGAGAGCAGGGCCAGCTGCAGGTGCTAGCAGTGCctgtgccctggggcagggggcttGGCCATGGGATGGGAGCCCAGTCCATGCTGGGGCAAAGCACAGGGCGAATCTGATGGGAATCAAGGAATtatggaaaaagggagagaaaattgaaggtgttgggaggggacagagatgCTGGCGCTGGGCAAGTTGTGTCAGGCAGCGCCAGTGCTGCCCCTCGGGTGCCCCCctgctgctgggggccggggccgTGGTGGGACCAAGATCTCCATGGGGTACGAGTCTCTGCCACCCGCAACATCACTCTCTGGTTTTGTCCCACTTTGCAGAACAATGATGTCCCCAGCGTGGCCGCGTCCCCGCCTGAGGATGGTAGGTACAGGGGGAGCTGCAAGTGGGTGCGCAAGGCAGGAGCGTGTGTGGGGAGGGTGACCAGGTCCTATCCTGCCTGGGTTAAACGCTGCTGGTCCTGGCGGGACGGGAGCTCTGGGCTTCCTCGAAGGCTGGACGTGGCTGTGACATGATGAAGATGGAAGCGCTGGCTGCTGCAGTGTTTCTGGTCGGGGTCCTGGCTGCACATGGCAGGGGTGGCTGTGTGCCCCATCCCAGCACGGTGAGGGGTGACCAGGGAGCTCCCTCGCTGCAGGCTCGGGGGACAATGTGGTGCTGGCATTGTACGACTACGAGGCGATGCACACTGGGGACCTGAGCTTCCAGAAAGGAGAGCGGCTCAAGGTGCTGGAGGAGTAAGTGCTGCTGGCGTCCCCTTGCCCTGGGGTCTCCTGGAGGCTTGCATGGCCCTGCTGGGGTTTGTTTCTGGAATTTGCCCCTGGAGGAGACAGCAGTGCCCAGTGCTGGGTGCCATGGGCCAACCCGATGCTGTCTTTGTCGCAGGTCGGGGGAGTGGTGGCAAGCACAGTCGCTGGCAACAGGGCGTGAAGGCTTCATCCCCAGCAACTACGTCGCCCGAGCTGACTCACTGGAGACGGAGGAGTGAGTCCATCCCTCAGTGGCTCACCCTGGCCCCACACAGTCCTGTACTCCCCCACCACAGCTGTCCCCACTCCTGCCCCAtgtcctgcccccagccctgccccacgccaGCCTTagctctcccagccccatcaGCGTTCGTTGGTTCATTTGTTTTGGTTGCAGGTGGTTTTTCAAGGGCATCAGCCGGAAGGACGCGGAGCGGCAGCTCCTTGGCTCTGCGAATGTGGTCGGGTCCTTTATGATACGGGACAGCGAGACGACGAAAGGTCTGGAGGGCTGCCTATGGTGGGAGTCACCTCCCCAGACCGGGGGCTCTGCtttgctgtggggcagggactggggggTCACACGGTCCTGCTGTGAGTGTCCCTGCAAAAGCCCATGGTGCTACATATCCAAGGCCcgtggtggggacaggggggacatccCCCTTTGAGGGTGCTTTCAGTGTTTGGGGTGCAGGCGTAGCTGGCCTCctgctgggggctgagggggcagtgGTGGCTCTGCTGGGTGATGGCACCAGATGTGCCATGAGGCTGGGATGGCTGGTCGCAGTGGGGACATGCCCTCTGCACGGGGGACGACAGCTCACCCCTTCCCAAACAGGTTGCTACTCGCTGTCTGTGCGGGACAGGAACGACCTGCAGGGCGGCACGGTGAAGCATTACAAGATCCGGACGCTGGATAATGGCGGCTTCTACATCTCCCCACGCAGCACCTTCGATACGCTGCAGGAGCTGGTCCAGTACTACAAGGGTGAGCCCTGGGGTGACTGCCCCCGCCAGCCCAGACAGGGCTTTGTCCCCAAGCTGAGCAGCCGCcgggcagctggggctgtgcaGAGCCAGAGGGGCTCCTGCCCATCACCACTGGGCTTCTGCTGTGGCTCTGGCTGTGACGTGGAGCGAATCCCAGACCTTCCTCTGGCACACTGAATGGTTTGCTGGCCATCACAGCCATAGGTGTCAGTGTCCCCATATGCCTGCAGTGGCCAGGATTCCCCCTCCCTGGGCCAGCTGGTGCCCTGATGCAGTAATGCCCGGCAGGGCAGAGCAatgccagcagggctgggctatGATGGCCAGTGTTTGATGTGTCCTCAGCGTTTGCAGTGGGGTGCGTGGTGCCAGGACATGCCCCGTGGCCATGGAGGCTGTTGTGGGCTCTGCTTT
The genomic region above belongs to Larus michahellis chromosome 12, bLarMic1.1, whole genome shotgun sequence and contains:
- the CCM2L gene encoding cerebral cavernous malformations 2 protein-like, which translates into the protein MDCEAKKGKKGFVSPIKRLVFPKAARRPALRSSVYRRPLHSVPLYPPDYLIDPQILLHDYVEKEVKFLGHLTWVTASLNPSSRDEVLQLLDTARQLKELPLQTTPEQDSILSLSARCLLLTWRDNEELILRIPTHEIAAASYLRDDALHLLILKTGLGVDPVPAGAHPEVAPIGLPESFPAEKRPGGSWPEGGRLGGPMERRHTICSLDWRAARGGQEGRQGGSLERRRGGSWERRQRGRPSGSWERRQPCGGSWERRQAGTVGGSWERGAGFGSWERRHAGSNPLDPQDPCPDAYSNLIILAVPNRDAGEESCALICQVFQIIYGDQSIECVDRAGYHYTSTPTRPWLSSRSDSCRTDGTYGYDADFSCCSSFNGSHDTFEAYYSGASSPSFHQSHHSLATACSGSDQSSAGLEQLQDYMVTLRNKLSPQEIQQFALLLREYRLGTPVQEYCGELLRLYGDRRKFLLLGMRPFIPDQDIGYFETFLESIGIREGGILTDSFGRIKRSMSNTSASAVRSYDSWSLRSESESFNRMITDITHDIEALARDEEEEEEEEEDNYL